The Thiorhodovibrio frisius genome segment CGCGCCGCCTTTTCCCGAATCATCCTTAGCCGCACGCTGGCGTTATCGCCGGGGCCGTGAATCTTGCCTTGCTCAATGAATCGCAGTGCCGCCGTTGCATTGCCTTCAATGCTGGCGAGTTCATTACCTTGAGCGCGCGCGGTTTCGGAATGCGACCAGGCCAGCTCGCGCAATTCGCCGGCCAGTTGTTCCGCCGCCGCCAGCAGGCCGAACCGCTGTTCCGGTTCGCCGGTTTCGCGCGACGCGGTAATACAGGAATGAACGCTGGCCGCCAGTTCGCGAAGGCGTTGGGCTTGGTGTTGGGCTTGAAGGCGGTTCATGCCGCACCTCCGACCGTGTTGGCTTGGGTGCGCTCGGCAATGAAGCGGTCAATTTCCGCGCGGTCATACCGCACAGACCGACCAAGTTTCACGAATGCAGGGCCTTCGCCGCGAATCCGCCACGCTTGCAGGGTGCGGGGGGATAGGTCGAGAGAAAGCGCCGCCTCGGTTTCATTCAGCAGCGCGCGAGAGGGGGAAAGATTGTCGTTCATGGTCGCTTGGCTCCGTTGTTCGCACTCGGTAGTAGTGCGGGAGTCAAGCTAACGGGGAGTGCTGGCGGGCTGGCGCTATCGTTGCTTAGCGCGCCTTGTCGATGCTTAGCGAACCTTTGCGCGCTTTAACGGCTTCGCTTCGCTTGAAACAGCCGCCGGAACCGTTGCTCAAAGGTGGCTTGGTCAAGCGGCAGTTTTTCGCCAGCCATTAGGCAGTCGTTGCGGTCTTGCCGGTAGACATAATTCCAACCGTCAGGGCGGGTGTTGGCCAGGCGGGCCCATGCTTCGCGCGCCGTTGGGGAAAATCCATGCTCGGCTTCAAAAGCGTCAATGGTCGCCAGAATAACCTCGGTCCAAGCGTGATTGCGCTTGGTAGGCTTGCGGGGGAGGATTTGGCGCGCCGGTGGTTGCTTGCCATTGGTGGCTTCGCGCTGTGCCTCGGGGGCTGGCGTCGCCGCAATCCACCCGTGCAAGGGGGAATCTTCTGGCAGGTCGGGGCG includes the following:
- a CDS encoding helix-turn-helix transcriptional regulator → MNDNLSPSRALLNETEAALSLDLSPRTLQAWRIRGEGPAFVKLGRSVRYDRAEIDRFIAERTQANTVGGAA